Below is a window of Indicator indicator isolate 239-I01 unplaced genomic scaffold, UM_Iind_1.1 iindUn_scaffold_64, whole genome shotgun sequence DNA.
CCTCCAAGATGTCCTGCTACGACCTGTGCCCACCCAAGGCCGAGCCGTGCCCACCCAAGACCAGCGTGGCCGTGCCCCAGCCCATCGCTGAGAGCTGCAACGAGCTGTGTGCCCGCCAGTGCCCCGACTCCACGGCCTTCATCCAGCCGCCCCCTGTCGTCGTCACCTTCCCCggccccatcctcagctccttcccccagcaagCCGTGGTGGGCTCCTCCGGAGCCCCTGCCTTTGGGggctccctggggctggggggccTCTACGGCGCCGGCGCCACCCAGGGCTCGGGGGGGCTCTGCACCTTTGGCAGACCCTacgctgctcctgcctgcagcccttgtGTGCTGCCTCGCTACAGCAAGAAGCTCTGGGACACCTGGGGGCCCTGCTAGGcacacaccagccccagcctgcccccagcccacacCCCAACACCACTGCCCCCCTGCAGAGTGATGCTCGCCACAAGACCCTGCTGAAGGCACCAACCTCTgcgagcagccctgctgcctcctgcccagcagctccctgccaacCTCTCCTGCCCCTCGGGGCACAATAAATCTTTCTTGCATCCAACTTTGGGCTCTCTTGCTCCTCCTCCTTGCAAGGCAGAAGACGATTGGGGGGCAGGTGCCTGGCACCTGAGGGAGgtcacagcagggacagggctgcccagctgaggtgAGGTGAGGGTGGGTGGTGTTGGGCGAGGA
It encodes the following:
- the LOC128980112 gene encoding scale keratin-like — translated: MSCYDLCPPKAEPCPPKTSVAVPQPIAESCNELCARQCPDSTAFIQPPPVVVTFPGPILSSFPQQAVVGSSGAPAFGGSLGLGGLYGAGATQGSGGLCTFGRPYAAPACSPCVLPRYSKKLWDTWGPC